Within Metabacillus sp. KUDC1714, the genomic segment TTAAAAACCTTGTACATAGTTAAAAATAAAATTTTTATATCTAATAAAAATGTCCGGTTATTTACATACCAAACATCTAATTTAAACTTTTCTTCCCATGAAATACTATTGCGACCATTTATTTGAGCCCAGCCGGTTATACCAGGTCTTACCTGATGACGCTTTGCCTGTTCTTTCGTATAAAGTTGTAAATAGTCCATTAATAACGGTCTCGGACCTACTAAACTAATATCACCTTTTATTACATTTATTAGTTGTGGAAACTCATCTAAACTTGATTTCCTTAAGAACTTACCAAATGAAGTTAATCTGAATTGATCAGGTAGCAATTCACCGTCTTCATTTTTTTCATCTGTCATAGATCGAAATTTATAAAAGTAAAAAGGCTTACTATGTAAGCCAGGTCGTTGTTGTTTGAAAAAGATTGGTGAACCTAATTTAATTCTTACAAGTATTACTATTGAGAGCATTATTGGGGAAAGCAAGATTAGTAAAATTATCGAAACAACTAAATCAAAAATACGTTTCATTTTTTCCCCTCTTTCACTTAGTGGTGTACGACATAAACTGCTGTTTAATATCTTCAATTAATTCTAAAACACTAATATTTTCTGTTTCTTGACCTTTTCTATAAACATTTTCTAGAATTTCTTGTAAATTTTGCTCAGATAATTCCCCTAAAATATTCATATTCTTACCTCTTAAAAATTAATATAATCGCTACGATAATAAAGACTTAACGAAATTACTTGTTCATAATAAAAATACATTAGGTAACAAACTAATAAACCATAATAAACAAATTTTCTATTATTCTCTTTAAATAAATAGATAATCCAAGAAATTAAGATTAAGTTGTATAAACTGAAATAAATATTAAATCTGGCAAATATCCAATTTTGTGTTGCAATGATCATAAATAGCAACCCTATCACTGACATATTTACGATAATATCGCTTTTAGGCCATAGTTCTCTTAATTTATGTCTACCAAGAAAAGCTATTACAATAGGAACAGCCTCAACAAGTACCCTAATTTTATTTGCTCCACCCTCTCCGAAATTACTATAATCACCGTATTGAGAATCTCCGATTGCAGAAAATAATATTTGTGAGAATTGATCAAAACCTAATACAATAAATATCGCAAGCGTCAATATCAAGAACGTAACCTTTGTCCAAGCCTCTCTACGAACAATAAAATAAATCGGTATTAATATTAGGGCACTTTCATGAAATGTAGAAGCGAAAAGTACTACAAAAAAGTAGTGTTTGAATTTACCATTTAGCAAATACTTTGTTGCACAAAATATGAGAGAAGCTGCAAGAAATTGGCGAACTCCATTCATAGAAACGATAAACATCCCAGAAGTTATGAATACATATAAACTTATTTCAATCATCTTCGTATACTTATATAACGTAATTACGATTAATAAATTTGTCACCAAGGCTGTTAACAATATAAGAATTTGTGGGTCGTTTGAGATGTTTTTTAAATACATCTGCAAAACACCAAAACCAGGATCTTTGTTTTCTAGAATGTATTCCCAGGTAAAATCTTTTACTGCATATGTTTGCATATAGAAATAAGTATCGCCAATTGTGTTTCTTAATCCAGAAACTAGTACTAAACATATTAAAACAAGAAATACCATAAATTTATTGGGTCTTATATATGTATAACCAAGTGCAGCACTTTTAGCTGGAATATACCTTGATAAAAAAGAAAAAATAAACACAAAAAGAATCAAAGTCCATAGTACCGTCATTTTTTTATCCTTTCAATTTTGCTAATTCAACTAAGTTTTTGTTTTAGACATAATCAAAAAATATAAGAATAATCCCAATGGAGTTGCAAACAATGTTAATATCTTTAATGGAGATTCTTTAATAAAACTTCTATTCTTTGAAATCAAACTACTAGAGACATAATGAATTGCTTGCCTAAATTTGAATTTCATGTCTGAAAATGGTAGTTTCATTAACTCCTTACGATAGAACGCAAAACCTTTTGGATTAACTCGATACTGTTTTAGCATATTTAATGATGAACCATCTGGTAAATACTCAACAATACAAAGGACTTCATTCATTAATAGCATTGGATATTCTTCATCTAACTTATGGTATTTATAGGCCAGACCAACATATTTTTCATTTTCAAAAATAGGATAGGGGTATTCTTTCGTTAATTCGGTTCTATATACAAGCTTTTTATCACCTATTACGCCTTGCTTGTTATAAAGCTCAAAAAGAGTTGATTTTTTTAAATGTTCTGGCATTTTTGTGCCTATAACTTCTCCATTCTTAAATGCATCAAGACCAATCACCCCACTTACTTGGTCATTTCCATGCTCTTCCCAGAATGAGAGAATCTTTTCTACTGCATCAACCGGCATATAATCATCTGAATCAATACATACATTTAATTCTGTATCAATATGCTCATATGCTGTATTATGGGCACCATGCATTCCCTGATTTTCTTGTTTTATATACCTTATTTCAACAACGCCTTCTCTTTTCCACTGTTCAACTAATTCCTGTGTGTTATCAGTAGATCCATCATCGATAATTAGCCATATGAACTCTTTGTTTGTCTGAGACTGTAAACTTTCATAGCAAACATGAAGACAATAAGCTCTATTATAGGTTGGAGTGAATACAGTTAATTTCTTCAACAAATTCACCTCACCATTTCCATGTAAAAATCATTAACAAAATTAGCAGTATTTTTTATATCATATCCTTGTTCAAATAGAGTCTGCTTTGAAATATTTCGGCTTACATCCTTAGCTGAGATTTTCCTTATTTCTTCTAACCATTCGTTTTTATTATCGATAGGTAAAAATTTTACAAGATCCATCCTCATATCCACTTCTTCGGTAATATTTTCTGAAATCAAACATGGTAATCCTGATCCCTGCGCCTCAATCAAAGTTACGGGTAAGCCTTCATGAAATGATGGAAAAACAAAAATATCAAATGCTTGTAACAAGTTATTGATATCACTACGAATTCCAAGAAACTTTACCTTTTCTTCTAATCTCAATTTTTTAACTTTTTCTTCAATATCAGATCGTAAATTTCCATCCCCAGCTAAAACTAAATAAGATTTAGGAACCACCTTATTTAACTCATTAAAAATATCAATTAAAAACGCATGATTTTTTTGGTGATTAAAGCGTCCTACATGACCTAAAACTAAACTGTCATGTTCTACTCCAAGCTCATCTCGAATCTGGTTTCGTATGTTCTTTGAAAATGTAAATTTATCAGTCTCAATCCCGTTTTTCAAAAGTTTCGATGAGTCAGCTTTGTTTTTAAATAACCATTCTGCAGCTAATTTTGAACATGCTAAAAAGTGAGTCGCTGTTTTTTCTATATTGCTACCTGCATATGATTTATAAAGCTTAGCAGCGAAACCACCTTCACTTTCAGTATTATGACTATGCGCTATCCGTACTGGAATCCCAGCTTTCTTAGCAGCCCTCAGAACAAATCCACTCATTTTATCCATGTGTGAGTGGACAATTTTGTATTGATTGTTTGCTATGAAAAATTGGTTTAAATTCTTTATGTAATGAAAATGTCCGCCATCAGTAATGTAAGGGATTCGGTGGATCTTTCCACCTAACTCTAAAATCTCCTGATCAAATTCTCCTTCATTGCATGTCAAAAAGTCGAATTGTAATTTCGAACGATCAATGTTTCGATATAAATTCATAATGAGTGTTTCTGCTCCACCACGATTCATATTAACGACCACATGCAATACTCTTATTTGGCTGCCCACCTTATCCCCTCCATTTCTTTCATATTTTTCTCATATAAATGGCTCTTTTCAATTAATATTGTTTTGATACTGTAGGTCTTTTCTATACTTTCTCGACCATTTTCACCTAGAGTTGTAATAAGATGCTTTTTATTCGCTAGTTGTTTAATTTTATTTGCCATATCAATTACATTATCTGGATTAACAGTCCAACCATTGTAAAGATTTTGAATGAGTTCATTATGCCCCCGATTTTCCGTCGCAATTACTGGTAGCCCACAAGCCATCGCCTCCATAATATTTACAGGCAACCCTTCTCGTAAGCTAGAAGCCACTGCCACGTCGCACATCGGAAGAAGATCTACAATGTCATTTCGATAGCCTAAAAAATCTACCATCTTTTCAACACCAAGCTCAGCGGTCAGTTTCCTACAATCACCTTGAAGAGCACCATCTCCTGCTAAGAGAAGCTTTGCATTCGGAACTTCGTCCTTGATTTCAACCAATGCTTTAATAAGAAACTGCTGATTCTTATTTTTATTAAACTCAGCAGCGAAGAAAAGTAAGAAATCTTCTTCTTTGTAATCTAATTTCTCTCTTCGCATACGTTTTTCGTTTGAGTTCATGGGCTTAAACCGCTCCGTATCAATCCCTACACCATGTACATGTTCAATCTCCCCCGCCATAAAACGATGCGAGATTGCTAGCTGGTAATCTTCCTCGTTTATGGTAATCAAGCAATCCGTATACCTGGCAAGTACCTTCTCAATCGGATAATAAAAAATCCAGTTCATGATCGGAGCTCCCTTACAAAAATGAAAACCATGTGCTGTATATAACACCTTTGTTCCATTTTTTCGAGCTTGCTTGGCTGCAAGCCTTGTAAGTACACCACCCATTGGTGTATGACAATGAATGATTTTGTAGTCATTTTCGTTAATAATTGATTTTAACTCTCGATAAGCTGCTACATTCTTAATGTGAAAGGGAGATCGCTGGATCGGTATATTGTATTTTTCATCTACAAAAGGAATCTCATTTTCACCACTTGCAGCAACATGGACCTCCCAGCCCTTCTCTTTAAACCATTTCAAAATCGGGAGATGAAATGCTTTGAAATGATAGTCAACCGTTGCACAGAATAGCACTTTATTTGTCATGGATTTTCACCCTTTTTTGAAGCATGAAAAAACACCCTAACATAAGCGGGTGTTAAATTTCAGTCACTTCTTTTTCGATTACTTTATTTAAAAATTCTAGCAGTTCGTACTTTAAGTCCTCACGTTGTAAGGCAAGCTCTATCGTTGTTTGGATAAAGCCCATTTTTTCTCCAACATCATACCTTTTTCCTTCAAAGTTATAAGCATAAATCGCTTCTAACTCGTTTAATGCAGCGATAGCATCTGTTAACTGAATTTCACCACCAGCACCTGGCTTTTGTTCAGCTAACAAGTCGAAGATTTTTGGACTTAAAATATAACGTCCCATTATAGCTAGGTTTGAAGGTGCTTCCTCTTGCTTTGGTTTTTCAACTAGATTGCTAACATTATAAAAACGCTCGCCTATTTCGAATCCATCTACAATGCCGTAACGTGATACTTCTTCATCTTTCACATGCTGAACACCAATAATCGATGCATTGTACCGTTCATATTGTTCAATCATTTGCTTTAAGCATGGCTTCTCTGCTCTTACGATATCGTCTCCAAGTAAGACTGCAAAGGGTTCGTTGCCGATAAACTTACGCGCACACCATATTGCGTGACCTAATCCACGTGGTTCTTTTTGACGAATATAGTGGATATCAACTAGTTTTGACGCCTTTTGAACCTCGTTTAGCAGCTCAATCTTTCCTTTTTCCATTAATGTATGCTCTAGCTCAAACGAGTGATCAAAGTGATCCTCAATTGCGCGTTTTCCTTTTCCCGTTACAATAATGATATCTTCAATCCCTGATTCAACTGCTTCTTCGATAATGTATTGGATTGTTGGTTTATCAACGATCGGCAGCATTTCTTTTGGCATTGCTTTGGTTGCTGGTAAAAATCTTGTTCCTAATCCCGCTGCAGGGATGATGGCTTTTCTTACTTTCACCGACGACACTCTCCTCTATTAAACTGAGACTAATTTTTTCTGGTAAGGTACTCGTTCATTTGCTAGATCTAGTAATGTTTT encodes:
- a CDS encoding glycosyltransferase family 1 protein — protein: MGSQIRVLHVVVNMNRGGAETLIMNLYRNIDRSKLQFDFLTCNEGEFDQEILELGGKIHRIPYITDGGHFHYIKNLNQFFIANNQYKIVHSHMDKMSGFVLRAAKKAGIPVRIAHSHNTESEGGFAAKLYKSYAGSNIEKTATHFLACSKLAAEWLFKNKADSSKLLKNGIETDKFTFSKNIRNQIRDELGVEHDSLVLGHVGRFNHQKNHAFLIDIFNELNKVVPKSYLVLAGDGNLRSDIEEKVKKLRLEEKVKFLGIRSDINNLLQAFDIFVFPSFHEGLPVTLIEAQGSGLPCLISENITEEVDMRMDLVKFLPIDNKNEWLEEIRKISAKDVSRNISKQTLFEQGYDIKNTANFVNDFYMEMVR
- a CDS encoding sugar transferase gives rise to the protein MKRIFDLVVSIILLILLSPIMLSIVILVRIKLGSPIFFKQQRPGLHSKPFYFYKFRSMTDEKNEDGELLPDQFRLTSFGKFLRKSSLDEFPQLINVIKGDISLVGPRPLLMDYLQLYTKEQAKRHQVRPGITGWAQINGRNSISWEEKFKLDVWYVNNRTFLLDIKILFLTMYKVFKSQGINQPGNATVEKFKGSNIREGQG
- the galU gene encoding UTP--glucose-1-phosphate uridylyltransferase GalU, producing MKVRKAIIPAAGLGTRFLPATKAMPKEMLPIVDKPTIQYIIEEAVESGIEDIIIVTGKGKRAIEDHFDHSFELEHTLMEKGKIELLNEVQKASKLVDIHYIRQKEPRGLGHAIWCARKFIGNEPFAVLLGDDIVRAEKPCLKQMIEQYERYNASIIGVQHVKDEEVSRYGIVDGFEIGERFYNVSNLVEKPKQEEAPSNLAIMGRYILSPKIFDLLAEQKPGAGGEIQLTDAIAALNELEAIYAYNFEGKRYDVGEKMGFIQTTIELALQREDLKYELLEFLNKVIEKEVTEI
- a CDS encoding glycosyltransferase family 4 protein, translating into MTNKVLFCATVDYHFKAFHLPILKWFKEKGWEVHVAASGENEIPFVDEKYNIPIQRSPFHIKNVAAYRELKSIINENDYKIIHCHTPMGGVLTRLAAKQARKNGTKVLYTAHGFHFCKGAPIMNWIFYYPIEKVLARYTDCLITINEEDYQLAISHRFMAGEIEHVHGVGIDTERFKPMNSNEKRMRREKLDYKEEDFLLFFAAEFNKNKNQQFLIKALVEIKDEVPNAKLLLAGDGALQGDCRKLTAELGVEKMVDFLGYRNDIVDLLPMCDVAVASSLREGLPVNIMEAMACGLPVIATENRGHNELIQNLYNGWTVNPDNVIDMANKIKQLANKKHLITTLGENGRESIEKTYSIKTILIEKSHLYEKNMKEMEGIRWAAK
- a CDS encoding EpsG family protein; translated protein: MTVLWTLILFVFIFSFLSRYIPAKSAALGYTYIRPNKFMVFLVLICLVLVSGLRNTIGDTYFYMQTYAVKDFTWEYILENKDPGFGVLQMYLKNISNDPQILILLTALVTNLLIVITLYKYTKMIEISLYVFITSGMFIVSMNGVRQFLAASLIFCATKYLLNGKFKHYFFVVLFASTFHESALILIPIYFIVRREAWTKVTFLILTLAIFIVLGFDQFSQILFSAIGDSQYGDYSNFGEGGANKIRVLVEAVPIVIAFLGRHKLRELWPKSDIIVNMSVIGLLFMIIATQNWIFARFNIYFSLYNLILISWIIYLFKENNRKFVYYGLLVCYLMYFYYEQVISLSLYYRSDYINF
- a CDS encoding glycosyltransferase family 2 protein, translating into MKKLTVFTPTYNRAYCLHVCYESLQSQTNKEFIWLIIDDGSTDNTQELVEQWKREGVVEIRYIKQENQGMHGAHNTAYEHIDTELNVCIDSDDYMPVDAVEKILSFWEEHGNDQVSGVIGLDAFKNGEVIGTKMPEHLKKSTLFELYNKQGVIGDKKLVYRTELTKEYPYPIFENEKYVGLAYKYHKLDEEYPMLLMNEVLCIVEYLPDGSSLNMLKQYRVNPKGFAFYRKELMKLPFSDMKFKFRQAIHYVSSSLISKNRSFIKESPLKILTLFATPLGLFLYFLIMSKTKT